The DNA segment TATCGACGTGCGCTGGGTCGTTCTCGGATACAGACGCATCCTCACAGTCGTCTCCGGGCCAGTTCGGTTCGCGAAACGTCCCGTACGCGAACGTGACGTTCTCGACGCCGCGCGCTTCGGCCTTGCTGTGCGCGACGTTCATCATCTCCTCGCTGATGTCTCGACCGACGACGCGTTCTGCGTCCTCGGCGAGCGCCAGTGCGATCGCCCCGGTACCCGTACCCAGATCGAGCACGGTATCGGTTGGGTCCGGGCTCGCGTACTCGATAACCAGGTTTGCACACGCTCGATACTCGGGCGCCCCGGTGTCGTCGTAATCGTCGGCTTGCTCGTCGAATCGGGCTGCGTGTTCCTCAACGCTCTGTTTCATATCGTCCCCGTTCGACTCCAGGCTCAATGAACGAATCGGACTGGATTCGTCGGTTCCTCGTTGCTAGCTCGCCCCACTCCTCGAGTCCGGCCTCGACCCACGCCGAATCGAATCCGAGCTGTTCTCCCAGCGCACACAGTTCTCGCGGTGCTCGCAACTCGAGCGGGCTACGGGGGTCACCGCTGACGACGTACGGCGCGTCGTAGTAGTCGACGATTTCGCGCAGCTTTCTGAGTGACTGGATCGCACGCACGCGGCGCCCGCCGCTGGTTCGCAACACCGGTGCGAACGAGAACTCGAAGCGAACGCCGTTGTCGATAGCCGCTTTCGCGAGCACGTGGTTGACGTCGCCGGAGCCATCCATCGGATGGGCCAGCACGTCAACTTTGTCGGTTTCGACGGCAAACCGATTGAGTGCGTTTGTGCCGCCGTGGATGGTCAAAATAGTTCGTTCCGGGCGATAGTTCCCTACCGAGCCACTGGCCTGATGTGGGTCCTCAGCTCTGATTTCGATTCCGTTCACGACGTCGATCCCGGCCGACGCGTCCGCGAGCGCGTCTCCGATCCGCGCCGAATCCACCCTCGAGTCGTCGTGATTACGAATCACGAGCCCTTCGTACCCGTATCTGGCCGCCGTCTCGATCCACCGCTCGAGTGACCCCTCGCCGTCGGGCGTAACGTGGACGGCCTCGTACATATCCAGGTTCTCGAGGCGAGGGGTCTTGTGGGTTGCGAGTTAGACGGAATCACTCGAGTGAATTGTGAGTGGGGAGTGCTCGAGGGTGAAGGCAGGGGTTCCGTGTTTCAAATTCAGGGTCGCACGCCTCGCTCACGGAATAGTTCACGAAGAAGTGCTCCGTCTGGGATTTGAACCCAGGTCATCGGCTCGAAAGGCCGAAATGATTGGCCGGACTACACCAACGGAGCGGGGTTCGCATCCAATGCTTTCCCGGGGCTAATAAAAAGCGTTCCGTTCCGAGTCGAGGGTGTGAGTCTATCCCGTACCACACTCGAGTCATGGGGTTTTCTCGAGCAATCCACACTCGAAATGACCATGGGCGCGTGTCTGAACGTTTTTACTCCCGTGGTCGAATCCTCGAGTATGCACTTCGTTCGCATTCGCGACCCTGCCGGAGCCGTGCGACGTGGCCGCCTCGAGGACGGTGTCATTCACGTTAGCGACACGACGTACGAATTCGAAAGCGACGACATCGACATACTCGCTCCCTGTGAACCATCCAAAATCGTCTGCATCGGTCGGAACTACGCCGACCACGCCGCGGAGATGGACTCCGACGTGCCCGACCGCCCGCTGCTCTTTTTGAAGCCACCGAACACCATCGCGACGCACGGCTCGAGCGTCACCGTTCCCGCGGGGAAAGAGCGAATCGATTACGAGGCCGAACTCGGCGTCGTCATCGGCGAACAGTGTCGGAACGTATCCGAGGCCGACGCGATGGATGTCGTCGCCGGATTCACCTGCGTGAACGACCTCTCGAATCGTGACGATCAGCGCCAGGAACAAAACTGGGTGCGCGGAAAAGCCTTCGACGGGGCGGCTCCCATCGGTCCGGTGCTTGCCACACCCGATGAGGTCCCCGCGGAGGCATACGTCCGGTCTCGAGTCAACGGCGACCTGAAACAGGACGGTTCCAGAAGTCAGCTCATTTTCTCCATTCCCGAACTTATCGCCGAAATCACGACCTATCTCACCCTCGAAGAAGGCGACGTTATCGCGACCGGCACACCTGAGGGCGTCGGACCACTGGCTGATGGTGACCAGGTCGAAATCGAGGTCGAAGGTGTTGGCGTCCTCGAACACACCGTCCGAATACCCTGATACGGTGTACTGTCGTCTCTTACCGGTGATTGCCGACCCGGTGGGTAATCACCGGTAAAACGGTACAGCAGACCGTATGACCGCGAGTAGACCGCTCGAGAGTGGGACTACAGCCGTTTGTGCAGTGCTGCTGAGAGGCCGCCAACGACGCCCCCGTAGAGCACGTGTCCAAGGCCACTCACAGGATTGAGCGCCGGAACCGAAGGCGCGGTCACCCCGACACTGCCGAGCCACAGCGGCATGAGAACGCCGGCAGCCCCCACCCAGAGGACGGTCGCCCACACGATGCCGAGCGTGGTACTCGCGAGAATCCGGTCGTGGAACGGCTGGAGACGTCCCCACATGAAAAATCCGCCATACACGAGCGCGAAGACGATTGCATGCCAGAGGTGGAACACCCACCCGGCTGTCGTCCCCTCGGTCCCGTAGAGGGCACCGACTGCCTGAATCATCCCCATCACTTCATGCATGACTACTCCCATGAGAATCCCGGCGACGAGGCCAGCGATAACGAGATGGCTCCAGTAGCCAGCGGTCAGTTCGACGTACTGTCTTTCGTGCGCAGTCGACATACCTGAAAGAGGATACAGACGCTGATTATCGGTACCGCGGTCGTTCGTAAGCGAGACACAACCGGTGAAAGAGTCGACTTATTCGGATTACTGTCGTTTCTTCCCGGTGATTGCCAACCCCGGTAAGGGCACCACCAGGGAACATTACAGCAGACTGTCTCAGACTTGACAAATCACGGCACGGCTCACAGGCCCGTGTAGAAGCGACGTAGACAACTACTCCTGGCGGAGGTTTATTGAACTGGCGGGCTAAGTCACGTGTATGAAAACTCAAGATGGAGAGAGACAGACAGGACTAACGTACACTGAAAGACGGGCGCCCGAGGTGAACCAATGGCGATAGCGTTCGATGGGGCGATTCTCGTTCCCGCTGCCGATCCCGATGACGGAGAAGCGACTGCACGCGCGCTCGCCCCGCGACTGGGGCCGGAGAGTGAGATATTGATCGTCCACGTGATCGAGAAAGGCGGTGGTGCACCGGATAAAGCCCCACTCGAGAGTCGCAAGGAGTACGCACAGCAAGTGTTCGGCCGAACGCGAGCGCCGCTCGAGGATACGGGTGCGACGATCGAAACGGAGATACTGTACGGAACGGATGTCGTCGAAACGATTTACGAATCAGGTGCCGAGCGAAAGGCGGAAGCGGTGGCGTTCGTCCCCCGGAAGGCCAACCGGTTGATGGAGATGCTCAGCGGAAACACCACTCGCCGGATGATCAGGGAAGCGACGTTACCGGTGATCGTACTGCCGGTAAACGACGTCGAGTAAGGGTTTTCGAACGCTCTACGGGTTCGACCGATGGTGACTTACCTCGAGCCACGGCTTCTAACGGCCGGTACCGAACTCCCGGTTGCCTGTGCTGGTCGAGCACTGGCCGGGCGTCATCGAAATGTGTAAAAACTCGTTATTCGTCTTCGTTTTGGCCCCGGTGCCAGACGTTGGTCACGGAGGAACCGGATGGCGGTGTGTGGCTGACAT comes from the Natronosalvus amylolyticus genome and includes:
- a CDS encoding class I SAM-dependent methyltransferase, encoding MKQSVEEHAARFDEQADDYDDTGAPEYRACANLVIEYASPDPTDTVLDLGTGTGAIALALAEDAERVVGRDISEEMMNVAHSKAEARGVENVTFAYGTFREPNWPGDDCEDASVSENDPAHVDIVTSNFAMHHLDDAAKRDAIETIAGLEPRRFVLGDLMFFDEADSSASFYDPAVDDPATVGVLADALTDAGFSLTAVERVHDLVGVLVAERPREDEA
- a CDS encoding RNase P subunit p30 family protein → MYEAVHVTPDGEGSLERWIETAARYGYEGLVIRNHDDSRVDSARIGDALADASAGIDVVNGIEIRAEDPHQASGSVGNYRPERTILTIHGGTNALNRFAVETDKVDVLAHPMDGSGDVNHVLAKAAIDNGVRFEFSFAPVLRTSGGRRVRAIQSLRKLREIVDYYDAPYVVSGDPRSPLELRAPRELCALGEQLGFDSAWVEAGLEEWGELATRNRRIQSDSFIEPGVERGRYETER
- a CDS encoding fumarylacetoacetate hydrolase family protein encodes the protein MHFVRIRDPAGAVRRGRLEDGVIHVSDTTYEFESDDIDILAPCEPSKIVCIGRNYADHAAEMDSDVPDRPLLFLKPPNTIATHGSSVTVPAGKERIDYEAELGVVIGEQCRNVSEADAMDVVAGFTCVNDLSNRDDQRQEQNWVRGKAFDGAAPIGPVLATPDEVPAEAYVRSRVNGDLKQDGSRSQLIFSIPELIAEITTYLTLEEGDVIATGTPEGVGPLADGDQVEIEVEGVGVLEHTVRIP
- a CDS encoding universal stress protein, which gives rise to MAIAFDGAILVPAADPDDGEATARALAPRLGPESEILIVHVIEKGGGAPDKAPLESRKEYAQQVFGRTRAPLEDTGATIETEILYGTDVVETIYESGAERKAEAVAFVPRKANRLMEMLSGNTTRRMIREATLPVIVLPVNDVE